The following nucleotide sequence is from Pseudarthrobacter psychrotolerans.
CAGCCAATACCGCCCTGTCCGAACGCGTCGTTGCCCCCGAAGAACGGCATGAACCGCACGATCAGGAACTCCGGGACGATCTTTGTGTACGTGGGGATCATCAGGGCGGCAATGAACGCTCCCATGATCAATGTGGATCCACGGAATTTGAGTCTGGCCAGCGCGTAACCGGCCATCGAGGCCATCACCAGGTTGAGTGCTGTGTGGCTGATGGCGATGATGAAGCTGTTGCGCGCATACGTGGCGAAGGGCGCAGCCTTGAGCGCATCGGAGTAGTTGCTCCACTGGAGCTCCCCGGGAATCAGCGGCGGATTGGCCATGCCCAGCTCGCTCGGCGGCCGCAGCGAGGTGATGATCATCCACAGGAACGGGACCAGCATGACGAACGCGATGGCGATCAGCGCCAGGCACAGGAGTCCGCGCCGGAACCGGGCTTTTCGTTTGTGGTCCACCCGGGTGGCTGCCCCCGGGGCTGCGGTAGGCCCGGTGTGTTGCGGCGCTCGCTTCGGAGCCTTAACTATCGTCATTGGATCCTCCCATCAGGCGGCGGTTGATCAGCGTCAGGACGATCAGGAAGATGAACAGCACCAGGGACTGTGCACAGGCCAGACCCATCCTGAACTGCTGGAACGCTGACTTGTAGATCTCGTAGGTAATCAGTGTGGTGGAGTTGGCAGGGCCGCCCTGGGTCAGGATGTACACCTGGTCGAAAGCCTGGAACGCGCCGATGATCGAGGTC
It contains:
- a CDS encoding carbohydrate ABC transporter permease; this translates as MTIVKAPKRAPQHTGPTAAPGAATRVDHKRKARFRRGLLCLALIAIAFVMLVPFLWMIITSLRPPSELGMANPPLIPGELQWSNYSDALKAAPFATYARNSFIIAISHTALNLVMASMAGYALARLKFRGSTLIMGAFIAALMIPTYTKIVPEFLIVRFMPFFGGNDAFGQGGIGWLDSWWALIVPGAVTPFAVFLFRQFYASVPVELAEAARLDGVSEFGIYARIITPQIKPAIATVALLTFESSWNNFLWPLLVTSSDNLRVIQVGLSVFQNENTTQWSLLMAGTALATLPMVALFLLGQRYFVDGFTHAGIK